One genomic region from Acidobacteriota bacterium encodes:
- a CDS encoding putative metal-binding motif-containing protein: MTNWSQHLIRRRAMVGLLAGVAALSPARAEFIGGAAPASFSVCEEATDAQARPRPECQASDIRFQYDGANPAASQFGFAVAVGKINGDDLADLVVGDPARNRVYIFLGRVSAQAGYSLDPNDIAARMVSADASADVILTRDPPFPGQVGSFGFSVAVSAERVMGTCAPGKGGSAVLIGAPGKPGTTGNAPGSAFHLKAGTFCQAASGPPTTVTADPIDLGGQLIQSPIAADDDEFGYSVAFGRVLTNGGTGPDVVVGARGAMAGAGTVTFFPVISGLVDETAANLVRIEGTGTEGLGESLAVGDLDGDFNAMTLPTGKFDDLAVGAVGASAGRVLAIQGPIAPTDGRDGDGILRESVDAQVHSIVGELPGDFFGFSVAISAQGDLAVGAVFADNDPPNSKQPTAGDAKTNVASGTRSNAGKVYVWKSSVIGRVGQEEPAKTADRVFVARRSGDQLGFSLAYGDFNGSGKDDLAMAARREDGSGLAVNSIDRGTVYVVYDASALTSPIDLNKCAVNSDCTGTSGVDVMVFGGDRESDQGDEMGFAIAAGNLNGDTSDDLFLSSVAHHRVFVATLEDTDADRASQGRNIRDADDDNDGSPDTVDCAPLNTAVKPGATEIVCNAIDENCNGMADDAPDADGDGFDVCNDNTPGDLDNKAADCADNDPTSFPGAPEVCDGNDNDCSGSVPAVELDSDNDKYVGCTPWVDTQHDQPAILGGGDCDRTDAATFPGAAPKNSTTACMRDRDGDDYGDALPPVGVTAGTDCDDASANGAVTFPGAAALEANPAACMKDADHDGYGDIAAPPGVTRGTDCADNDPFSHPGAPETCDGNDNDCSGLPLPEEIDTDGDRWVACSNWNDVQGDNLLVLGGGDCAPTDPTTFPGAAPKEVVPGACMRDADGDDFGDINAPPGGVAGTDCDDRPVAGANTFPGAAQIEGPLNCMKDADNDGYGDSASVLPVVPGSDCDDTKAGVFPGATEILDDGIDQDCNGADTVTCFVDVDGDGFGSGTMTPSTDGDCTDPGESPTGNDCNDASLTIFPGAVEIPNDGIDQDCNGADTISCFMDGDGDGAGGVAATIVLASDGHCDAAQHESATATDCADNDPATHPGAVEVCDGNDNDCSGTVPAAELDTDGDRYVACAPWLDTQGDQPMILGGGDCDPADIDTFPGASPKEVFPLACTRDRDHDDFGDIAPPPGVTRGTDCDDSSPTAAFTFPGAAQIEAPLNCMRDVDNDGYGDASAALPIVKGTDCDDLHAATHPGAVEICDGNDNDCSAGIPAAEKDADGDGWVVCLPWNDIQGDNPTIRGGGDCAPADPTAFPGAGFNEPFASACMQDKDGDGFGDITPPPGVSAGTDCDDDSPSAAVTFPGAAQIEAPLNCMKDADDDGWGDSNVSLPVVAGTDCGDSDPTIFPGAPDPVGDGIDQNCNGMDGAAHPLSKDRHRGRNSRVPGHPLGPQVRP, encoded by the coding sequence ATGACGAACTGGTCGCAACATCTCATCCGGCGTCGCGCCATGGTCGGGCTCCTCGCGGGTGTGGCCGCCCTGTCCCCGGCGCGCGCCGAGTTCATCGGCGGTGCCGCCCCCGCGAGCTTCTCGGTCTGCGAAGAGGCGACGGACGCGCAAGCGCGGCCGCGCCCCGAGTGCCAGGCGAGCGACATTCGGTTCCAGTACGATGGGGCGAATCCCGCCGCGAGCCAGTTCGGTTTCGCGGTGGCGGTCGGAAAAATCAACGGAGACGACCTCGCCGATCTCGTCGTGGGCGATCCCGCGCGTAATCGCGTCTACATCTTCCTGGGCCGCGTCAGCGCACAGGCCGGCTACTCGCTCGATCCCAACGATATCGCCGCCCGCATGGTCTCCGCCGACGCCTCGGCCGACGTCATCCTCACGCGGGATCCCCCCTTCCCCGGGCAGGTCGGGTCGTTCGGTTTCTCGGTGGCGGTGTCGGCGGAGCGCGTCATGGGAACGTGCGCTCCCGGCAAGGGGGGCTCGGCCGTCCTCATCGGCGCGCCGGGCAAGCCGGGGACGACCGGGAACGCGCCGGGGAGCGCCTTCCACTTGAAGGCCGGGACGTTCTGCCAGGCGGCGTCGGGTCCCCCGACGACCGTCACGGCGGATCCGATCGACCTGGGAGGACAGCTCATCCAGTCCCCGATCGCCGCGGACGACGACGAGTTCGGGTATTCGGTCGCCTTCGGGCGCGTGCTCACGAACGGCGGGACAGGTCCCGACGTCGTCGTCGGCGCCCGCGGCGCGATGGCTGGCGCAGGGACGGTGACCTTCTTCCCGGTGATCTCCGGCCTCGTCGATGAGACCGCCGCAAACCTCGTGCGCATCGAGGGGACCGGGACCGAGGGGCTGGGCGAGTCGCTCGCGGTCGGTGATCTCGACGGCGACTTCAACGCGATGACCCTGCCGACCGGCAAGTTCGACGACCTCGCGGTCGGGGCGGTCGGCGCCTCCGCGGGAAGAGTTCTCGCCATTCAGGGACCGATCGCCCCCACGGACGGACGCGACGGCGATGGAATCCTTCGCGAGTCGGTCGACGCGCAGGTCCACTCCATCGTCGGCGAGCTTCCCGGCGACTTCTTCGGCTTCAGCGTGGCGATCAGCGCCCAGGGGGATCTCGCCGTCGGCGCCGTATTCGCCGACAACGACCCGCCGAACTCGAAGCAGCCGACCGCGGGGGACGCCAAGACCAACGTCGCGAGCGGGACGCGGTCGAACGCGGGCAAGGTGTACGTCTGGAAGTCAAGCGTGATCGGCCGCGTCGGGCAGGAGGAGCCCGCCAAGACCGCCGACAGGGTGTTCGTCGCGCGAAGGTCCGGCGATCAGCTCGGCTTCTCGCTCGCGTACGGCGATTTCAACGGCTCCGGCAAGGACGACCTCGCGATGGCCGCCCGCCGCGAGGACGGGAGCGGGCTCGCGGTGAACTCGATCGATCGCGGCACCGTCTACGTGGTCTATGACGCCTCCGCGCTCACCTCTCCGATCGACCTCAACAAGTGCGCCGTCAACTCCGACTGCACCGGGACATCCGGCGTGGACGTGATGGTCTTCGGCGGAGATCGCGAGTCGGATCAGGGGGACGAGATGGGATTCGCGATCGCCGCGGGCAACCTGAACGGCGACACGTCGGACGACCTGTTCCTCTCCTCGGTCGCGCACCACAGGGTCTTCGTGGCGACGCTCGAGGACACCGACGCCGACCGGGCCTCGCAGGGGCGCAACATCCGCGACGCCGACGACGACAACGACGGATCGCCCGATACGGTGGACTGCGCCCCGCTCAACACCGCGGTCAAGCCCGGCGCCACCGAGATCGTCTGCAACGCCATCGACGAGAACTGCAACGGTATGGCCGACGACGCCCCCGACGCCGACGGCGACGGCTTCGACGTCTGCAACGACAACACCCCCGGCGATCTCGACAACAAGGCCGCCGACTGCGCGGACAACGACCCGACGAGCTTCCCCGGCGCGCCGGAGGTGTGCGACGGCAACGACAACGACTGCTCGGGATCCGTCCCGGCGGTGGAACTCGACTCCGACAACGACAAGTACGTCGGGTGCACGCCGTGGGTGGACACGCAGCACGACCAGCCCGCGATTCTGGGCGGCGGGGACTGCGACCGAACCGACGCGGCCACGTTCCCCGGCGCAGCCCCGAAGAACTCGACGACGGCCTGCATGCGGGATCGCGACGGCGACGACTACGGGGACGCGCTGCCCCCGGTGGGGGTCACCGCGGGAACCGACTGCGACGACGCGTCCGCGAACGGCGCCGTGACGTTTCCCGGGGCGGCCGCGCTCGAGGCCAACCCCGCCGCCTGCATGAAGGATGCGGATCACGACGGCTACGGCGACATCGCGGCTCCCCCAGGGGTGACCCGCGGCACCGACTGCGCGGACAACGACCCGTTCTCGCATCCCGGCGCCCCCGAGACGTGCGACGGCAACGACAACGACTGCTCCGGGCTGCCGCTTCCCGAGGAGATCGACACCGACGGAGATCGATGGGTCGCCTGCTCGAACTGGAACGACGTGCAGGGGGACAACCTCCTCGTCCTGGGCGGGGGAGACTGCGCACCGACCGATCCGACCACCTTCCCGGGCGCCGCGCCCAAAGAGGTCGTCCCGGGGGCGTGCATGCGCGACGCCGACGGCGACGACTTCGGGGACATCAACGCACCCCCGGGAGGCGTCGCCGGCACCGACTGCGACGATCGCCCCGTCGCCGGCGCGAACACGTTCCCGGGAGCGGCGCAGATCGAGGGGCCGCTGAACTGCATGAAGGACGCCGACAACGACGGCTACGGCGACTCCGCGTCCGTCCTCCCTGTCGTTCCCGGAAGCGACTGCGACGACACGAAGGCGGGGGTCTTCCCGGGGGCGACCGAGATCCTCGACGACGGCATCGACCAGGACTGCAACGGCGCCGACACGGTCACGTGCTTCGTCGACGTCGACGGGGACGGATTCGGGAGCGGAACGATGACCCCCTCCACCGACGGGGACTGCACCGACCCAGGTGAGTCGCCCACCGGGAACGACTGCAACGACGCCAGCCTCACCATCTTCCCCGGCGCCGTGGAGATCCCGAACGACGGCATCGACCAGGACTGCAACGGGGCCGACACGATCTCGTGCTTCATGGATGGCGACGGGGACGGCGCGGGCGGCGTCGCGGCGACGATCGTCCTCGCCTCGGACGGGCACTGCGATGCGGCGCAGCACGAGTCGGCGACCGCCACCGACTGCGCCGACAACGACCCGGCGACGCACCCCGGCGCGGTCGAGGTGTGCGACGGCAACGACAACGACTGCTCCGGGACCGTCCCCGCCGCGGAGCTCGACACCGACGGCGACCGGTACGTGGCGTGCGCCCCGTGGCTCGACACGCAGGGGGATCAACCGATGATCCTCGGCGGGGGGGACTGCGATCCGGCCGACATCGACACCTTCCCCGGCGCCTCCCCGAAGGAGGTCTTCCCGCTGGCCTGCACGCGCGATCGGGACCACGACGACTTCGGCGACATCGCGCCGCCGCCCGGAGTGACGCGCGGAACAGACTGCGACGACTCGAGCCCCACGGCGGCGTTCACGTTTCCAGGCGCCGCGCAGATCGAGGCCCCGCTCAACTGCATGCGGGACGTCGACAACGACGGCTACGGAGACGCCTCCGCCGCCCTCCCGATTGTCAAGGGGACCGACTGCGACGATCTCCACGCGGCCACCCACCCTGGAGCCGTCGAGATCTGTGACGGGAACGACAACGACTGCTCGGCGGGGATCCCCGCCGCGGAGAAGGACGCCGACGGCGACGGCTGGGTCGTCTGCCTCCCCTGGAACGACATCCAGGGGGATAACCCGACCATCCGGGGGGGCGGCGATTGCGCCCCCGCCGATCCGACCGCATTCCCCGGCGCGGGGTTCAACGAGCCGTTCGCGTCGGCGTGCATGCAGGACAAGGACGGGGACGGCTTCGGCGACATCACGCCCCCGCCCGGTGTGAGCGCCGGCACCGACTGTGACGACGACTCGCCCAGCGCGGCGGTCACCTTTCCGGGCGCGGCCCAGATCGAAGCGCCGCTCAACTGCATGAAGGACGCGGACGACGACGGGTGGGGCGACTCCAACGTCTCGCTCCCCGTGGTCGCGGGGACCGACTGCGGTGACTCCGACCCGACCATCTTCCCGGGCGCCCCCGATCCCGTGGGAGACGGGATCGACCAGAACTGCAACGGCATGGACGGGGCGGCCCACCCCCTCAGCAAGGACCGCCACCGTGGGAGGAACTCCAGGGTGCCCGGCCATCCGCTCGGGCCCCAGGTGCGCCCGTGA
- a CDS encoding outer membrane protein transport protein, whose protein sequence is MKPRRDARHVRSVILALSAVILTARPVSALTDEDIFRGYQLHFVTAGARAAGMGGAFVAVADDASAAELNPAGLSLIPRSLAYAEYGSLEVPSNPARSRVGNLEVNPVTGGRNLPYLALASDRGASTTQSPALLAFSWPFTYGGGHRIAFGVSRQVTYSEETTLSGAGGTAARFSFDTFPNTVSGGQVVAYSIAAPVAGRLSGETVAWNGVVSAQIHADFSVGLTLSQSVMNMSADTRVRVVDPLAILADGSHPRLPSQSTADVYTTHLDGSDSNLTYAIGVLWRPGSSFTRTASPWQFGATYRKGTRFGVGERTSLNGALDRTIETRFPQPDTYSAGAAYRAAGRFAVTAQMDRVEYSDLLRGFDSGVNYVTGPHLAMGAFSTRRVRRRRFSLDDGTVLRVGGEYVVPVRIPSGGALSVRGGFFRTPDTQQRMIEFNSTDHSVNATYRHAYAGGNAENHFTLGAGAIWDRMGVQVAWEKSDIANRILASFSYGVGAK, encoded by the coding sequence ATGAAGCCCAGACGCGACGCCCGGCACGTCCGCAGCGTGATCCTGGCGCTGTCGGCCGTCATCCTGACCGCGAGGCCAGTGAGCGCTCTCACCGACGAGGACATCTTTCGCGGGTACCAGCTGCATTTCGTGACGGCGGGGGCGCGCGCCGCAGGGATGGGCGGCGCGTTCGTGGCCGTCGCCGATGACGCGTCCGCCGCGGAGCTCAACCCGGCGGGGCTCAGCCTGATCCCGAGGTCGCTCGCCTACGCCGAGTACGGCTCGCTGGAGGTCCCGAGCAATCCCGCGCGGAGCCGCGTCGGGAACCTCGAGGTGAATCCCGTGACGGGAGGAAGGAATCTTCCCTACCTCGCGCTTGCCTCCGATCGGGGGGCGAGCACGACGCAGTCCCCGGCGCTCCTGGCCTTCTCCTGGCCGTTCACGTACGGCGGCGGCCACCGGATTGCGTTCGGAGTCTCGCGCCAGGTGACGTACTCGGAGGAGACGACGCTCTCCGGGGCCGGCGGCACGGCGGCGCGCTTCTCCTTCGACACCTTTCCGAACACGGTGAGCGGGGGGCAGGTGGTGGCCTACTCCATCGCGGCTCCGGTTGCCGGCCGCCTCTCGGGCGAGACGGTGGCGTGGAACGGAGTCGTCTCCGCGCAGATCCACGCCGACTTCTCGGTGGGGCTCACGCTGTCCCAGTCGGTCATGAACATGTCCGCGGACACGCGCGTCAGGGTCGTCGATCCCCTCGCGATCCTCGCGGACGGCTCGCATCCCCGGCTCCCCAGCCAATCGACGGCCGACGTCTACACCACGCATCTGGACGGTTCCGACTCCAACCTGACCTACGCGATCGGCGTCCTCTGGCGTCCGGGATCGTCGTTCACGCGGACTGCCAGCCCGTGGCAGTTCGGGGCCACCTATCGCAAAGGGACCCGATTCGGCGTCGGGGAGCGCACGTCCCTCAATGGTGCGCTCGATCGGACAATCGAGACGCGCTTCCCGCAGCCCGACACCTATTCGGCCGGCGCCGCGTACCGCGCGGCGGGCAGGTTCGCCGTCACCGCCCAGATGGATCGGGTCGAGTACTCCGACCTCCTCCGCGGGTTCGACTCCGGAGTGAACTACGTGACGGGCCCGCATCTCGCGATGGGGGCCTTCAGCACGCGGCGCGTCAGGCGACGGCGCTTCTCACTCGATGACGGGACCGTCCTCCGCGTGGGCGGCGAGTACGTCGTGCCCGTCCGGATCCCGAGCGGCGGCGCCCTCTCCGTGCGGGGCGGCTTCTTCCGCACGCCGGACACGCAGCAGCGCATGATCGAGTTCAACAGCACCGATCACAGCGTCAACGCCACCTACCGCCACGCCTACGCCGGCGGGAACGCCGAGAACCACTTCACGCTGGGAGCCGGGGCGATCTGGGACCGCATGGGAGTGCAGGTGGCCTGGGAAAAATCCGACATCGCGAACCGGATTCTGGCCAGCTTCTCCTACGGGGTGGGGGCGAAATGA